A single genomic interval of Corylus avellana chromosome ca10, CavTom2PMs-1.0 harbors:
- the LOC132162841 gene encoding eukaryotic translation initiation factor 3 subunit I-like produces MRPILMKGHERPLTFLKYNRDGDLLFSGRTTTPPSGSPTTASASVPTVATTVQSGAAMSQARDSMMLITGSADQSAKLWSVQSGEQLYSFNFGSPARAVDLAVGDKLAVITTDPFMDSPSAIHVKIITRDPSDRKLYYAPFHEFMLERANCCCLSSSCQFLLSVKSVFLE; encoded by the exons ATGAGACCGATTTTGATGAAAGGCCATGAAAGGCCGTTGACATTCTTGAAGTACAACCGGGACGGGGACCTCCTGTTCTCGGGAAGGACCACAACCCCACCGTCTGGTTCGCCGACAACGGCGAGCGCCTCGGTACCTACCGTGGCCACAACGGTGCAGTCTGGTGCTGCGATGTCTCAAGCAa GGGATTCGATGATGCTGATCACTGGGAGTGCCGATCAGTCGGCGAAGCTGTGGTCAGTTCAGTCGGGGGAGCAATTGTACTCCTTTAATTTCGGTTCTCCGGCTAGGGCTGTGGACCTCGCCGTCGGGGATAAGCTCGCTGTCATTACCACCGATCCATTCATGGACTCTCCCTCTGCGATTCACGTTAAAATCATCACCCGAGACCCCTCTGACCGTAAGCTTTATTATGCTCCGTTTCATGAATTTATGCTCGAAAGGGCTAATTGTTGTTGTTTGTCGAGTTCATGTCAGTTTCTTTTATCAGTAAAATCGGTGTTTTTGGAATAA
- the LOC132162842 gene encoding uncharacterized protein LOC132162842 has product METLLSRYNGEDMVVIAAIAHGIWTRKNHVVHGGKFAHPNFIVKEAEEWISPPPGRLKANWDVALNADGKRVATGVIIRDDKGLVIAALSRTVEACLAPVTAKAMGMLQATEFCQDLRMSDIVLEGDSLQGVQAVNAKGDQWLQFGQIIADIQVVLSQFRRCEVLHAKREANFDFAAHGLAKVAAQEPTEKIWKEDIHLCILM; this is encoded by the exons ATGGAAACTCTATTGTCGAGATACAATGGGGAAGATATGGTTGTCATAGCAGCAATAGCTCATGGGATTTGGACTCGCAAAAACCACGTAGTGCATGGGGGGAAGTTTGCTCACCCGAATTTTATTGTAAAAGAAGCTGAGGAG TGGATAAGTCCCCCTCCAGGCCGGTTAAAGGCCAATTGGGATGTGGCTCTCAATGCTGATGGCAAACGTGTTGCGACAGGGGTGATTATTAGGGATGATAAAGGGTTGGTAATTGCTGCTCTTAGTCGTACTGTGGAAGCGTGTCTAGCGCCGGTCACAGCTAAAGCAATGGGAATGTTACAAGCAACTGAATTTTGTCAGGACTTGAGAATGTCGGATATAGTGTTGGAGGGAGATTCACTACAAGGGGTTCAAGCTGTCAATGCCAAAGGAGACCAATGGCTTCAATTTGGACAGATTATTGCAGATATTCAAGTGGTTCTTTCTCAGTTCCGAAGATGTGAGGTCTTACATGCAAAACGTGAAGCCAATTTCGATTTCGCAGCTCATGGTTTAGCAAAAGTTGCGGCGCAAGAACCTACGgagaaaatatggaaggaagACATTCATTTATGTATTCTGATGTAG
- the LOC132164188 gene encoding uncharacterized protein LOC132164188 yields the protein MANGTDSEEFVLLSRVRTGHKREFAFALKAQSEICGPLGRTRSKKTRNEVFATYSRKRFKRSDAKEANNDAVTEKKKAKDSEDAMSEEEAKSDVVDLVSDDEPKSVVGESESVCERMSKEDASLPVSDEELRSGVVVTAVNSLKEEEESKEDSAAVVLTNESERNEAEEKKSKPGIDKTNENLAKDERNEGNSISDDGKAGDRVVERPQRRFTRSALKTRVEEEESNKKVSVLKPRVEEKCAVEESNTKVDAGIDSAVRSPSVVTMPFETVKMSNYKKFPHKLKDLLDTGILEGMPVKYVRGVKARVPGDTGLQGVIKGSGILCFCGKCKGVEIVTPSLFELHAGSANKRPPEYVYLENGSTLRDVMNACVKATLDSQEEFVRNAIGCSTLRKSTICLNCRARRPEADNGNSMLLCKSCVELKESQASPAQTAEARYGSPKRVLVPKSVFVPKSVLVPKSSDSVLKCSSSQTKSQGRLTRKDLRLHKLVFEEDVLPDGTEVAYYSRGQKLLVGYKKGFGIFCTCCDSEVSPSQFEAHAGWASRRKPYLHIYTSNGVSLHELSISLSKGRKLSTNENDDLCSICQDGGDLLCCDGCPRAFHTECVPLPSIPSGTWYCRYCQNVFQQEKSVERNANAVAAGRVAGVDPIEQITKRCIRIFKTPEVDFGGCALCRGHDFSKSFGPRTVIFCDQCEKEYHVGCLKDHNMEDLKELPKGKWFCGTDCNRIHSALENLVVRGEQKLPDSLLNVVRKKHEEKGSDSEAKVDIRWRVLNWKLASSIETRQLLSKAVAIFHERFDPIVDSASGRDFIPSMLYGRNIRGQDFGGVYCAVLTVNESVVSAGMFRIFGKEVAELPLVATDTDYQGQGYFQSLFSCIERLLNSLNVKNLVLPAADEAESIWTNKFGFKKLTLDELNEFKRHYHMVIFQGTSVLQKLVPAC from the exons ATGGCGAACGGTACGGATTCTGAGGAGTTCGTGTTGCTGTCTCGGGTGCGGACGGGCCACAAGCGCGAGTTCGCCTTCGCCCTGAAGGCACAGTCCGAGATCTGCGGGCCTCTGGGTCGGACACGGTCCAAGAAGACACGGAATGAGGTCTTTGCGACCTATTCCAGGAAGAGATTCAAGCGCTCAGATGCGAAGGAGGCCAACAACGATGCCGTTACGGAGAAGAAGAAGGCCAAGGATTCGGAGGATGCGATGAGCGAGGAGGAGGCCAAGAGCGACGTGGTGGACCTCGTCAGCGACGACGAGCCGAAGAGCGTGGTCGGTGAATCCGAATCGGTCTGCGAGAGGATGTCCAAGGAAGACGCGTCGTTGCCAGTTTCCGACGAGGAATTGAGGAGCGGAGTGGTGGTAACGGCCGTGAATTCATTGAAGGAAGAAGAGGAATCGAAGGAGGATTCGGCTGCAGTCGTGTTAACCAACGAAAGCGAGCGGAATGAGGCTGAAGAGAAGAAGAGCAAGCCGGGAATTGATAAAACAAATGAGAATTTGGCCAAAGATGAGAGGAATGAAGGGAATTCGATCAGTGACGATGGTAAGGCCGGAGATAGAGTGGTGGAGAGGCCTCAGAGGCGGTTTACACGGTCGGCGTTGAAGACAAGGGTGGAGGAAGAAGAGAGTAATAAGAAGGTGTCAGTGTTGAAGCCGAGAGTGGAGGAAAAATGTGCGGTTGAAGAGAGTAATACGAAGGTAGATGCTGGTATTGATTCCGCAGTGCGTAGCCCATCGGTTGTTACTATGCCATTCGAGACAGTGAAAATGTCGAATTATAAGAAGTTTCCGCACAAGTTGAAAGATTTGCTTGATACGGGCATTCTCGAGGGAATGCCAGTGAAGTACGTCCGGGGTGTCAAG GCTAGAGTCCCCGGAGACACCGGGCTGCAAGGTGTGATTAAAGGTTCTGGGATATTGTGCTTTTGCGGCAAATGCAAAGGAGTTGAA ATTGTTACACCTTCCTTGTTTGAGCTGCATGCGGGCAGTGCAAATAAACGTCCACCCGAGTATGTTTACCTGGAGAATGGGAGCACTCTCCGTGATGTCATGAATGCGTGTGTAAAGGCTACGTTGGACTCACAGGAAGAGTTTGTCCGAAATGCCATCGGTTGTTCCACTCTAAGGAAGTCTACCATCTGTCTGAATTGCAGAG CACGTCGTCCTGAAGCTGACAATGGGAATTCAATGTTGCTATGTAAATCATGCGTGGAGTTGAAAGAGTCTCAAGCTAGCCCTGCTCAAACTGCTGAAGCTCGCTATGG ATCACCAAAGCGAGTCTTGGTTCCAAAGTCAGTCTTTGTTCCAAAGTCAGTCTTGGTTCCAAAGTCATCTGACAGTGTTTTGAAGTGTAGCTCATCTCAAACTAAGAGTCAGGGAAGACTGACAAGAAA AGATCTACGCTTGCATAAGTTAGTTTTTGAAGAAGATGTGCTGCCAGATGGGACCGAAGTAGCATATTATTCTCGCGGACAG AAATTGTTAGTCGGTTACAAAAAGGGATTTGGAATCTTTTGTACTTGCTGCGACTCTGAG GTTAGCCCCTCACAGTTTGAAGCTCATGCTGGTTGGGCATCACGTCGCAAACC TTACCTACACATTTACACATCTAATGGAGTGTCTCTCCATGAGTTATCTATATCCTTGTCCAAAGGTCGTAAATTGTCTACCAATGAAAATGATGACCTCTGTTCCATCTGTCAAGATGGAGGGGATCTTTTGTGCTGTGATGGATGTCCACGGGCTTTTCACACAg AGTGTGTTCCTTTACCAAGCATTCCCAGTGGTACTTGGTACTGTAGATATTGCCAGAATGTGttccaacaagaaaaatctGTGGAGCGTAATGCTAATGCTGTAGCAGCTGGAAGGGTTGCTGGAGTTGATCCTATAGAACAGATAACCAAGCGATGCATTCGTATTTTTAAAACTCCAGAGGTTGACTTTGGTGGATGTGCATTGTGCAG AGGCCATGATTTCAGCAAAAGTTTTGGTCCTCGCACGGTTATTTTCTGTGACCAG TGTGAAAAGGAATATCATGTTGGCTGTTTGAAGGATCACAATATGGAAGACCTTAAG GAATTGCCCAAAGGGAAGTGGTTTTGTGGCACAGATTGCAACAGAATTCATTCTGCTTTGGAAAATTTGGTAGTTCGTGGAGAACAGAAGCTTCCAGACTCACTTCTGAATGTTGTAAGAAAGAAGCATGAAGAAAAAGGGTCTGATAGTGAGGCTAAAGTTGATATAAGATGGAGGGTTCTTAATTGGAAATTGGCCTCTTCTATTGAAACTAGACAGTTGCTTTCAAAGGCTGTTGCCATTTTCCAT GAACGGTTTGATCCTATAGTTGATTCCGCTTCAGGCCGTGACTTTATTCCATCAATGCTTTACGG AAGGAATATCCGGGGCCAAGACTTTGGTGGGGTTTATTGTGCAGTACTGACAGTCAA TGAATCAGTCGTGTCAGCTGGAATGTTTCGAATATTTGGGAAGGAAGTGGCAGAGCTTCCTCTAGTAGCAACAGACACTGATTATCAAGGACAG GGTTACTTCCAGTCTTTGTTTTCTTGCATTGAGAGGCTCCTTAACTCTTTGAATGTGAAAAACCTTGTGCTACCAGCGGCCGATGAAGCCGAATCAATATGGACAaataaatttggttttaaaaaattaaccctAGACGAG cTTAACGAGTTCAAGAGACATTACCATATGGTGATTTTCCAAGGAACATCAGTGCTGCAGAAGTTAGTGCCTGCATGTTGA
- the LOC132164149 gene encoding cyclin-dependent kinases regulatory subunit 1-like yields the protein MGQIQYSDKYFDDTYEYRHVVLPPEVAKQLPKNRLLSENEWRAIGVQQSRGWVHYAIHRPEPHIMLFRRPLNYQQQQENQAQLAK from the exons atggGTCAGATCCAGTACTCCGACAAGTACTTCGACGACACCTACGAGTACCG ccATGTGGTGCTCCCTCCTGAAGTGGCGAAACAGCTTCCCAAGAATCGGCTCCTCTCTGAA AACGAATGGCGTGCGATCGGGGTCCAGCAGAGCCGTGGGTGGGTCCACTATGCGATTCATCGCCCCGAGCCACACATCATGCTCTTCAGGAGGCCGCTGAACTATCAGCAGCAGCAGGAGAACCAGGCCCAGCTTGCCAAGTGA